CTGCATATTTTGAGAATGCTCGGAAGGACAAAACAGGGGTGAATCAGAATGTGATGATAAACCCGAATGACCCACAGCAGAATCCACAGGCTTTCCTAAACTTTGGAAGAGAGAGCCAAGTAGAACTGAGTTTTAGTCAGAAGAAGATCAATATTGCAACCACATCATCAGAATCAGGTCAGAGCAGTGATTATTATTCGGCGTTGCGGAGACCTGGAAAATCCGACAGCACCGAGGAGGGACATGGTAGTAGCATCTCTACATCCTCGGTTGTGTCACGAAATCATAGAAAGACAAGTGAAAGTCATCCATCTGCTAATAACAGAGTATGCATTTGCTTAAATATTTGCTTGGAACTGGGTTTCAGTTGATTGTTTTTAGGGGTAactaatttattagtcccctccTTTTCTCCTAACACACTATTTTAGTttccctattttgaaaaacacattataaggtccctatcttttgtcaatattaaccctttggcCCTTCtgtctaatttttttagatttttaaccgaacatatcttatcTTTCAAGACATTTACGGTAGATATAAAATGATCATGTTACTCTCTTATTTTTAGTCAGTCTGTATATGTCAAATATAACAGAAGGATCAaagagttaatattgacaaaagatagggatcttataatgtgtttttcaaaatagcaggactaaacagtgtgttaggtaaaaaggaagggactaataaattatttacccttgttTTTAGGGTTAAATGCATTGTTGGTCATTGAACTTTTACGGTTgtttcaaaatggtcactcaactttaatttatcttaataaaatcattcaactttgaattttatctGAATGAAGTCACTCCAGCAACTTCAAGAGCAAAAAAGACACGAAAAAGTGATGTGACTGATCGAAACGACACATGGCTTCCACCACCTAGCTGACCGAAACGACACATGGCTGTCATCTATCTGACACGTGTCATTTCGTTTCGGTCCTGCTGATATGGCAGTCTAAGTGTCTTTTTTATGTTGAAGTCGCCGGAGTGAGCTAGGTGGAAGCCACGTGTCATTTCGATTGGTGAAAGTTGATTACGGCTGATATGACAGTCACGTCACTTTTTCAGTGTATTTTTGCTCTTGGAGTGACTTAGTTTTGATAAAATTCAAAGTTAAATAATTTGATCAAGATAAATTGAAGTCGAGTGACTATTTTGAGACAATTATGAAAATTCAGTGACAATAATACATTTAACCCATTGTTTTTATAGATTAGATATGGTAATGATATTTTGGATGTAAAATCAGCACGAAAGAGCT
The sequence above is drawn from the Euphorbia lathyris chromosome 6, ddEupLath1.1, whole genome shotgun sequence genome and encodes:
- the LOC136232714 gene encoding RPM1-interacting protein 4-like codes for the protein MAQRSHVPKFGNWESDNIPYTAYFENARKDKTGVNQNVMINPNDPQQNPQAFLNFGRESQVELSFSQKKINIATTSSESGQSSDYYSALRRPGKSDSTEEGHGSSISTSSVVSRNHRKTSESHPSANNRHERAASIPKFGAWDEADPSSGVGFTVIFNKVKEEKRTKLPPSLTHTTQDQDNQTSPVHESKFCCGLFSYARKEKF